A DNA window from Calliphora vicina chromosome 1, idCalVici1.1, whole genome shotgun sequence contains the following coding sequences:
- the LOC135949112 gene encoding zinc finger CCHC domain-containing protein 10-like, translated as MTLVGLAARKLSIKKRNAKLAAAFPNGVRCQKCLEFGHWSYECKEKRKFVHRTSRTKQLNKKMQEKSAQQQSNGAVNTETGVVSVKKKQKRRRSTSGSSSGSSSSSDSESDSSSDDSGSSDTGSSSDSSSSSDSESDSSSDTDGSESSSSGSSSSSSDEEDDTAPPKNKKSKQQTSDSSSDSSENEQDI; from the exons ATGACACTGGTTGGATTGGCGGCACGCAAACTTTCGATCAAAAAACG CAATGCCAAGTTAGCAGCAGCTTTTCCGAATGGCGTACGTTGTCAGAAGTGTTTGGAATTTGGCCATTGGTCTTACGAGTGCAAAGAAAAACGTAAATTTGTACATCGCACTTCACGTACGAAGCAGTTGAACAAAAAGATGCAGGAAAAATCAGCTCAACAACAGAGCAATGGTGCTGTCAATACAGAAACGGGAGTCGTGTCTGTaaagaagaaacaaaaacgCAGACGTTCAACATCAGGCTCTTCGAGTGGATCTTCGTCAAGTTCCGATAGCGAATCAGATTCATCTTCTGATGATTCGGGATCTTCAGATACTGGATCATCATCTGACTCCAGTTCATCGTCGGACAGTGAATCTGACAGCTCAAGTGATACCGATGGCTCCGAATCTTCTTCCTCGGGCAGTTCTTCGAGCAGCTCCGACGAGGAAGATGATACAGCACCACCaaagaataaaaaatcaaaGCAACAAACATCCGATAGCTCTTCAGATTCTTCAGAAAATGAACAGGACATATAA